A DNA window from Ornithinimicrobium humiphilum contains the following coding sequences:
- a CDS encoding DUF4191 domain-containing protein has translation MSTSTSDAGEPTKKGLFGRRTKKTKDPKKPGRVAQVRQVFDMTRKADPAAVWWMLLAALGVLVVAVLVGLWIDQVVYCLIIGLPLAILAATIILGRRAERAAFAQIEGQPGATSAVMGQLRRGWFYDQEPVAAEAGGQMRGMRDLHNAAMVFRAVGRPGVVLIAEGPRGAAQRLAASERKRVARVVGEEVPVHTITVGSGEGDLKLRQVVPSIKKLPKKLTNDEAMVVQQRLKALGGKNRPPIPAGIDPTRAPRMSRKALRGR, from the coding sequence ATGTCCACGAGCACGAGCGACGCCGGCGAGCCGACGAAGAAGGGCCTGTTCGGCCGCCGCACCAAGAAGACCAAGGACCCGAAGAAGCCGGGTCGGGTGGCGCAGGTCCGCCAGGTCTTCGACATGACCCGCAAGGCCGACCCCGCCGCCGTCTGGTGGATGCTGCTGGCGGCGCTGGGCGTGCTCGTCGTGGCCGTCCTCGTCGGCCTGTGGATCGACCAGGTCGTCTACTGCCTGATCATCGGTCTGCCGCTGGCGATCCTCGCCGCGACGATCATCCTGGGCCGGCGCGCCGAGCGTGCCGCCTTCGCCCAGATCGAGGGCCAGCCGGGCGCCACGTCCGCCGTCATGGGCCAGCTGCGCCGCGGCTGGTTCTACGACCAGGAGCCCGTCGCCGCTGAGGCCGGTGGCCAGATGCGCGGCATGCGCGACCTGCACAACGCCGCCATGGTCTTCCGCGCCGTCGGCCGTCCGGGTGTCGTGCTCATCGCCGAGGGCCCGCGCGGCGCCGCCCAGCGCCTCGCCGCCTCCGAGCGCAAGCGCGTCGCCCGCGTCGTCGGCGAGGAGGTGCCGGTGCACACCATCACCGTCGGCTCGGGCGAGGGCGACCTCAAGCTGCGCCAGGTCGTCCCCTCGATCAAGAAGCTGCCCAAGAAGCTCACCAACGACGAGGCCATGGTCGTCCAGCAGCGCCTCAAGGCGCTCGGTGGCAAGAACCGCCCGCCGATCCCCGCCGGCATCGACCCGACCCGCGCCCCGCGCATGAGCCGCAAGGCGCTGCGCGGCCGCTGA
- the lipA gene encoding lipoyl synthase, with protein sequence MTVAPEGRRMLRVEARNAETPIERKPSWIRTTAKMGPEYRELHSMVKTGGLHTVCQEAGCPNIFECWEDREATFLIGGDICTRRCDFCDIATGRPGPLDMDEPRKVAESIQKMDLRYATITGVARDDQKDGAAWLYAEVIRKVHELNPNTGVEILPPDFGAVPELVQQVFDARPEVFAHNLETVPRIFKKIRPAFTYDKSLKVLSMARDNELVTKSNLILGMGEEEHEIEQAMRDLHDAGCDILTITQYLRPSKLHHPIDRWVKPEEFLHWSDLAEQIGFKGVMAGPLVRSSYRAGKLYASAMTKWGRAIPENLSHLREQFEAAVPARQEAASLVASGMTGDPRQDLSAVRRSAC encoded by the coding sequence GTGACCGTCGCACCCGAGGGCCGGCGCATGCTGCGGGTCGAGGCCCGCAACGCCGAGACGCCGATCGAGCGCAAGCCGTCGTGGATCCGCACCACCGCCAAGATGGGCCCGGAATACCGCGAGCTGCACTCGATGGTCAAGACCGGCGGCCTGCACACGGTCTGCCAGGAGGCCGGCTGTCCCAACATCTTCGAGTGCTGGGAGGACCGCGAGGCCACCTTCCTCATCGGCGGTGACATCTGCACCCGGCGTTGCGACTTCTGCGACATCGCCACCGGCCGCCCCGGCCCCCTGGACATGGACGAGCCCCGCAAGGTCGCCGAGTCCATCCAGAAGATGGACCTGCGCTACGCCACCATCACCGGTGTCGCCCGCGACGACCAGAAGGACGGCGCGGCGTGGCTCTACGCCGAGGTCATCCGTAAGGTCCACGAGCTCAACCCGAACACCGGCGTGGAGATCCTCCCGCCCGACTTCGGCGCCGTGCCCGAGCTGGTCCAGCAGGTCTTCGACGCCCGCCCCGAGGTGTTCGCGCACAACCTCGAGACCGTCCCGCGCATCTTCAAGAAGATCCGCCCGGCCTTCACCTACGACAAGTCGCTGAAGGTGCTGTCGATGGCGCGCGACAACGAGCTCGTCACCAAGTCCAACCTCATCCTGGGCATGGGCGAGGAGGAGCACGAGATCGAGCAGGCCATGCGCGACCTGCACGACGCCGGCTGCGACATCCTCACGATCACGCAGTACCTCCGGCCCTCCAAGCTGCACCACCCGATCGACCGCTGGGTCAAGCCCGAGGAGTTCCTCCACTGGTCGGACCTGGCCGAGCAGATCGGCTTCAAGGGCGTCATGGCCGGTCCGCTCGTGCGCAGCTCCTACCGCGCGGGCAAGCTCTACGCCTCGGCGATGACCAAGTGGGGCCGCGCGATCCCGGAGAACCTCAGCCACCTGCGCGAGCAGTTCGAGGCCGCCGTCCCGGCACGCCAGGAGGCCGCGTCGCTGGTCGCCAGCGGTATGACCGGCGACCCCCGCCAGGACCTGTCCGCCGTCCGACGCAGCGCCTGCTGA